A genome region from Neptunomonas japonica JAMM 1380 includes the following:
- the rplT gene encoding 50S ribosomal protein L20, with product MARVKRGVQARRRHKKILKQAKGYYGARSRVFRVAKQAVIKAGQYAYRDRRQRKRQFRALWIARINAAARLNGLSYSRLIAGMKKASVEIDRKVLADLAVHEQAAFTAVVEQAKAALA from the coding sequence ATGGCTCGTGTAAAACGTGGTGTTCAGGCTCGTCGCCGTCACAAGAAAATATTAAAGCAGGCTAAAGGTTATTACGGAGCACGTAGCCGTGTATTCCGCGTAGCTAAACAGGCTGTTATTAAAGCTGGTCAATATGCATACCGTGACCGTCGTCAAAGAAAACGTCAGTTCCGCGCTTTGTGGATTGCACGTATCAATGCTGCGGCACGCTTGAATGGTTTGTCTTACAGCCGTTTGATCGCTGGTATGAAAAAAGCTAGCGTTGAGATCGACCGTAAAGTACTTGCTGATCTTGCTGTTCACGAACAGGCTGCATTTACTGCTGTTGTTGAGCAAGCGAAAGCTGCTCTAGCATAA
- a CDS encoding 4Fe-4S binding protein, producing MAIRLATLLLSLLLVLYPVSTYADFQEQKSSLVQSSQKLSLTPPLHIRTIFPKATRVGEKQTGLPVYPVYQLNQLLGYAWLSHEINNLPGFSGQPIKLLIGLQANGVFSKVKVMEHHEPVFLHGLGNEALDQFTDQYTGHSIKKQVIISSTKKSKASSDAAGAVFFDGVTKATISVMIVNDVVLATALQVARDKLEGFSLPSQSALRKKRTDSVESMDWPALIANGLVHQWNISSEDVFNSLGRQYSDYSHLFDLNDDSNNSPSTFTELYYAYLNAPDIGSNLLGKTTYEKLMKELQPGDHLVWIGSNGLYRHLADDFIPGTVPSRLSIHQGGLNIEIKDINAPDEETLLVSTNTPQITQSAIFKIRDIANFDLGGKIHIGMHINLPRNHLITDSLSLTNTAQLPNSQWIPVEVKQHTQTPLWIRIWQDRIPQIVILLTSLIILFVAFIKQDKISRNTVRFHQFRWGYLWFTLLFTGYYAQGQLSVVNIFTLLHAIADDFDITIFLLDPIIFILWVVTFISLFVIGRGLFCGWLCPFGALQEMASWCGKKMGIKQIRLSENKHRKLIYLKYPILIGLVAVSFYELSLAERLAEVEPFKTSITLVFVRHWPFVLYALALLVGGMFIHKFYCRYLCALGAGLAILGALRRFEWLKRIPFCGTPCQTCHNRCEIKAIKRNGKIDYNECVQCLECIAILNSDDQCADTLLKRKKQKKISCVNIDAS from the coding sequence ATGGCAATACGATTAGCAACGCTATTACTCTCATTATTACTTGTGCTCTACCCTGTCAGTACTTATGCAGACTTCCAAGAACAAAAAAGTAGTCTAGTACAAAGCTCACAGAAATTATCACTCACTCCCCCTCTTCACATTCGTACCATTTTTCCTAAAGCTACACGTGTTGGCGAAAAACAAACAGGCCTACCCGTATACCCTGTCTACCAACTAAACCAGTTACTCGGTTACGCTTGGCTATCCCATGAAATCAACAACCTACCAGGGTTCTCTGGCCAGCCAATTAAATTACTAATAGGGCTACAAGCTAATGGGGTATTCAGCAAAGTAAAAGTAATGGAACACCATGAACCAGTATTCTTACATGGCTTAGGAAACGAAGCATTAGATCAATTTACAGATCAGTACACCGGGCACTCAATTAAAAAACAGGTCATTATATCCAGTACTAAAAAAAGTAAAGCAAGCTCTGATGCCGCTGGCGCTGTTTTCTTTGATGGTGTTACAAAAGCCACTATATCGGTCATGATTGTCAACGATGTAGTATTAGCAACGGCATTACAGGTAGCACGTGACAAGCTTGAAGGTTTCTCTCTTCCATCCCAATCAGCTTTGCGCAAAAAACGCACAGACTCAGTAGAAAGCATGGATTGGCCAGCACTTATTGCTAACGGATTGGTTCATCAATGGAATATTAGCAGTGAAGATGTATTTAATTCATTAGGAAGACAATACTCAGATTATAGTCACCTCTTTGATCTTAATGATGACTCTAATAACAGCCCCAGTACTTTCACAGAGCTTTATTACGCTTATTTAAATGCACCTGATATCGGCAGCAACTTATTAGGTAAAACAACATATGAAAAGCTAATGAAGGAGCTACAGCCGGGAGATCACCTTGTCTGGATAGGCTCCAATGGCTTGTATAGACACCTGGCTGACGATTTTATACCGGGAACCGTTCCTTCTCGATTATCAATTCATCAAGGGGGCCTCAATATCGAAATTAAAGATATAAACGCGCCTGATGAAGAGACGTTGCTCGTCAGTACGAATACACCCCAAATTACTCAAAGTGCAATCTTTAAAATTAGAGATATAGCCAATTTCGACTTAGGCGGTAAAATTCACATAGGAATGCATATTAACCTCCCTCGCAACCACCTCATCACTGATTCTTTATCCCTCACCAATACGGCCCAGCTCCCCAACTCCCAATGGATACCTGTCGAAGTTAAGCAGCACACCCAAACGCCTCTATGGATAAGGATCTGGCAAGATCGAATACCACAAATTGTTATTTTATTAACATCATTGATCATCTTATTCGTAGCCTTTATCAAGCAAGATAAAATCAGCCGTAATACGGTAAGGTTTCATCAGTTTCGCTGGGGCTACCTCTGGTTTACGCTTTTATTTACTGGCTACTACGCTCAGGGGCAACTGTCTGTCGTCAATATATTCACACTACTTCATGCCATTGCTGATGACTTTGATATAACCATTTTCTTACTCGACCCCATCATTTTTATTCTTTGGGTCGTTACTTTCATCAGCCTATTTGTTATTGGACGTGGTTTATTTTGTGGCTGGCTGTGCCCTTTTGGGGCGCTTCAGGAGATGGCATCTTGGTGCGGCAAAAAGATGGGTATTAAACAAATTCGGCTATCAGAAAACAAGCACAGAAAATTAATCTACCTTAAATACCCAATACTGATTGGGTTAGTCGCCGTTTCCTTTTATGAGCTAAGCCTGGCTGAAAGGCTCGCTGAAGTGGAACCCTTCAAAACCAGTATTACGTTAGTCTTTGTCAGGCACTGGCCATTTGTATTATATGCGCTTGCACTACTGGTTGGTGGAATGTTTATTCACAAGTTCTATTGTCGCTATCTTTGCGCACTTGGAGCAGGATTGGCAATACTAGGAGCATTACGGCGCTTTGAGTGGCTAAAACGCATTCCCTTCTGCGGAACACCTTGCCAAACATGTCATAACCGCTGCGAGATAAAAGCCATTAAGCGGAACGGTAAGATTGACTACAACGAATGTGTACAGTGTTTGGAATGTATTGCGATCTTAAACAGTGATGACCAATGTGCAGATACATTATTAAAACGAAAAAAGCAAAAGAAGATTAGTTGCGTAAATATAGACGCATCTTAA
- a CDS encoding MBL fold metallo-hydrolase has protein sequence MMSPVVTSFFDEDTFTFSYVVHATDSTHCAIIDSVLNFDYPSGRTFTRSADAMLKFITENALIVDWILETHVHADHLSASAYLQKKTGGRTGIGAHTPLVQRTFGDIFNAGKAFARDASQFDQIFNDQDTITIGSLEGKAIHTPGHTPACITYLFGDAAFVGDTLFMPDYGTARCDFPGGDATHLYQSIQKIYALPDTTRLFMCHDYKAPGRNNYANQSSVSEERLNNIHIHVGTSEADFTAMRTERDKSLGTPQLMIPSVQVNMRAGKMPAEEDNGQAYLKVPINLL, from the coding sequence ATCATGTCTCCAGTGGTCACATCTTTCTTTGATGAAGATACATTCACCTTCAGCTATGTCGTTCATGCTACTGACTCTACGCACTGCGCAATTATCGACTCAGTTCTTAATTTTGATTATCCAAGTGGGCGCACATTTACTCGTTCAGCAGACGCCATGCTTAAATTCATAACAGAAAACGCACTAATAGTTGACTGGATACTAGAGACACATGTCCATGCAGACCATCTATCTGCCAGCGCTTATCTACAGAAAAAAACAGGGGGGCGTACCGGCATTGGAGCCCATACTCCACTGGTACAACGTACTTTTGGTGACATATTTAATGCTGGTAAAGCGTTCGCAAGAGACGCTAGTCAGTTTGACCAGATTTTTAATGACCAAGACACTATCACGATAGGCTCATTAGAAGGCAAAGCGATTCATACACCCGGCCACACACCGGCTTGCATCACCTATTTATTTGGCGATGCTGCTTTTGTCGGTGATACCTTATTTATGCCTGACTATGGTACAGCACGTTGTGACTTTCCAGGTGGGGATGCAACCCATTTATATCAATCAATTCAAAAAATATATGCTCTACCCGATACCACTCGCTTGTTCATGTGCCACGACTATAAAGCACCAGGGCGAAATAACTACGCTAATCAAAGCAGCGTAAGCGAAGAGCGCCTTAACAACATTCATATACATGTAGGCACCAGCGAAGCCGATTTTACGGCTATGCGTACCGAGCGAGATAAAAGCTTGGGGACACCTCAGTTAATGATACCGTCCGTTCAAGTCAACATGCGCGCAGGTAAGATGCCAGCAGAAGAAGATAATGGGCAAGCTTATCTGAAAGTGCCGATTAATCTTTTGTAA
- the infC gene encoding translation initiation factor IF-3, protein MKRDNKRGARRDNRTPINEHIKAHELRLIGADGEQVGVVSINQALDMAQEAELDLVQISDSDPIVCKLMDFGKHQYEVKKQQAEAKKKQHQTQVKEMKFRPATEDGDYQVKLRNLVRFLEAGDKAKVTLRFRGREMAHQELGMNLLLRIEKDLEEQGVVEQRPKMEGRQMIMVIAPKKKK, encoded by the coding sequence ATTAAGCGCGATAATAAAAGAGGTGCGCGTCGTGATAATCGCACACCCATTAACGAACATATTAAAGCTCATGAACTACGCCTAATCGGTGCTGATGGTGAGCAAGTAGGTGTCGTATCAATTAATCAGGCTCTTGACATGGCGCAAGAGGCTGAACTTGACCTGGTACAGATTTCTGACTCGGATCCAATTGTTTGTAAATTGATGGATTTTGGTAAACACCAATACGAAGTTAAGAAACAGCAGGCTGAAGCTAAAAAGAAACAGCATCAGACTCAGGTTAAGGAAATGAAATTCCGTCCTGCGACGGAAGATGGAGATTATCAGGTAAAACTACGCAACCTGGTACGTTTCCTAGAAGCAGGGGATAAGGCTAAGGTGACTTTACGTTTCCGCGGCCGTGAGATGGCTCATCAGGAACTGGGAATGAACTTGCTATTACGGATCGAAAAAGATCTGGAAGAGCAAGGGGTTGTTGAACAGCGTCCTAAGATGGAAGGCCGTCAAATGATCATGGTGATCGCCCCGAAGAAAAAGAAGTAA
- the pheT gene encoding phenylalanine--tRNA ligase subunit beta — MKFSEKWLRELVNPAIQTQALVDQITMAGLEVDEVASVAHDFSNVIVAEILTAEPHPNADKLQVCTVSDGTEVHQVVCGAPNARAGLKTAYAQVGALLPTPEGGEFKIKKAKLRQVESFGMLCAEDELGMSEDHAGIMELAADAPSGVCLREYLNLDDKIIDVDLTPNRGDCLSIKGLAREVGVLNKAPVTFVDIQPVVPTIDDTFSVTLEAPAACPRYLGRVIRHVNMAAPTPLWMVEKLRRSGIRSIDPVVDVTNYVLLELGQPLHAFDLNKLEGSIQVRMPEAGEKLTLLDGNEVELNTDTLVIADNNGPVAMAGIFGGESTGVTSESKDIFLECAFFDQIAIAGKARAYGLHTDASHRYERGVDWQLQHEAVERTTQLLLDIVGGDAGPISEAISEEHLPKARSVKLRHSKVNAMLAFEMPADEIEEILTRLGMQIETTADASWQVAIPSYRFDISIEVDLIEELARVYGYNNLPVKLPTAALPFTSNDESKVAIHDVRRTLISFGYQEAITYSFIETGLQKLFDNQYEALALANPISAEMAVMRTTIWPGLVKALQYNQNRQQSRVRLFETGQRFLPINDELVQENVLAGLLSGTRDPESWTGKSQPVDFYDIKRDIEAVLNLGGAGDHFTFVADKHVALHPGQTARIERGGEVVGIVGALHPSLAKKLDVSGPVYLFEISLESLLQGHIARFSELSKFPESRRDLALIVDEAVAYESIRKIAEENAGEYLKQITLFDVYQGQGIEAGRKSIALGLTWQHPSRTLNEEEISTAVQSVLAALDSGAGATLRD, encoded by the coding sequence ATGAAATTCAGTGAAAAATGGTTACGTGAGCTGGTAAATCCAGCCATTCAAACGCAAGCGTTGGTAGATCAAATTACCATGGCGGGGCTTGAAGTCGATGAAGTGGCATCAGTTGCTCACGATTTCTCTAATGTCATAGTGGCCGAAATATTGACCGCTGAGCCACACCCTAATGCCGATAAGCTTCAAGTCTGTACGGTGAGTGATGGTACTGAAGTGCATCAAGTTGTATGTGGTGCACCGAATGCGCGTGCAGGCCTTAAAACTGCTTATGCTCAAGTGGGTGCATTATTGCCAACACCTGAAGGTGGTGAGTTTAAAATCAAAAAAGCGAAACTTCGCCAGGTTGAATCTTTTGGTATGTTGTGTGCTGAAGATGAACTAGGCATGTCTGAAGATCATGCTGGCATCATGGAGTTGGCTGCTGATGCGCCTAGCGGTGTTTGTCTGCGCGAATATTTGAACCTAGACGACAAAATTATTGATGTTGATTTGACACCCAACCGCGGTGATTGCCTGAGCATTAAAGGGCTAGCGCGTGAAGTGGGAGTGTTGAATAAAGCACCAGTTACCTTTGTTGACATACAGCCTGTAGTGCCGACGATCGATGATACATTCTCAGTAACTTTGGAAGCGCCAGCTGCTTGTCCTCGTTATCTTGGGCGTGTGATTCGTCATGTGAATATGGCTGCGCCAACACCTCTATGGATGGTTGAAAAGCTGCGTCGTTCGGGTATTCGTTCTATCGACCCTGTGGTTGATGTTACTAACTATGTTTTGCTTGAGCTAGGCCAGCCGCTACATGCGTTTGATCTTAATAAGCTAGAGGGCAGCATTCAAGTGCGTATGCCTGAAGCGGGTGAAAAGCTGACATTGCTTGATGGTAACGAAGTTGAATTAAACACGGATACCTTGGTTATCGCGGATAACAACGGCCCTGTTGCTATGGCTGGAATCTTTGGCGGTGAAAGTACAGGTGTTACATCAGAATCTAAGGATATTTTCTTGGAATGTGCTTTCTTTGACCAAATCGCTATTGCCGGTAAAGCGCGTGCTTATGGTTTGCATACAGACGCATCGCATCGCTATGAACGTGGCGTTGATTGGCAGCTTCAGCATGAAGCGGTTGAGCGTACGACGCAGCTATTACTTGATATCGTAGGCGGCGATGCAGGACCTATTTCTGAAGCGATTAGCGAAGAGCATTTACCTAAAGCGCGTTCAGTTAAATTACGTCATAGTAAAGTAAATGCTATGTTGGCATTCGAAATGCCCGCAGATGAAATTGAAGAGATTCTTACTCGTTTAGGTATGCAGATTGAAACGACTGCAGATGCTAGCTGGCAAGTCGCTATTCCATCGTATCGTTTTGATATTAGTATCGAAGTAGATTTGATAGAAGAGCTAGCCAGAGTTTATGGGTACAATAATTTACCGGTAAAACTGCCAACGGCAGCCCTACCTTTTACGTCCAATGATGAATCAAAAGTAGCGATCCATGATGTGCGTCGTACCTTGATTTCGTTTGGCTACCAAGAGGCGATCACTTATAGCTTTATTGAAACCGGTCTGCAAAAACTCTTTGATAATCAATACGAAGCATTGGCACTAGCAAATCCTATCTCTGCTGAGATGGCCGTCATGCGAACTACGATCTGGCCTGGTTTGGTTAAAGCCTTGCAATACAATCAGAATCGTCAGCAGTCTCGTGTACGTTTGTTCGAAACGGGCCAAAGATTTTTACCAATCAATGACGAACTTGTGCAAGAAAATGTATTGGCGGGTTTGTTGTCGGGTACGCGTGATCCGGAGTCTTGGACAGGTAAATCACAGCCTGTAGATTTCTACGATATTAAACGCGACATTGAAGCCGTGCTTAATCTTGGCGGTGCAGGTGATCACTTTACCTTTGTTGCAGATAAGCATGTTGCATTGCACCCTGGTCAGACTGCTCGTATTGAGCGTGGCGGTGAGGTTGTTGGTATTGTTGGGGCGCTACACCCGTCACTGGCTAAGAAATTAGATGTAAGTGGGCCGGTTTATCTATTTGAGATTAGCTTGGAAAGCCTGCTGCAGGGACACATTGCGCGTTTCTCTGAGTTGTCAAAATTCCCAGAGTCCAGACGTGATTTAGCGCTGATTGTTGATGAAGCTGTCGCGTATGAAAGCATACGCAAAATAGCGGAAGAGAATGCTGGTGAGTACCTAAAACAGATCACCTTGTTTGACGTATACCAGGGCCAAGGTATTGAAGCAGGACGAAAAAGTATTGCTTTGGGCTTGACCTGGCAGCATCCATCGCGCACTCTTAATGAAGAAGAAATTAGTACAGCTGTACAATCTGTGCTTGCAGCACTGGATAGCGGTGCCGGAGCGACACTAAGAGATTAA
- a CDS encoding MerR family transcriptional regulator: MQTPGPNQPDLPAIPSKRYFTIGEVSVLCDVKAHVLRYWEQEFEQINPVKRNNRRYYQQQDVLLIRQIKSLLHEQGYTISGAKQWFGSQQGNDENLRYKQLLRQTISGLEDILKTLKSSR; this comes from the coding sequence ATGCAGACACCAGGTCCGAACCAGCCTGATCTGCCTGCAATACCCAGTAAACGATACTTCACTATTGGTGAAGTATCAGTGCTATGTGATGTAAAAGCGCATGTGCTGAGATATTGGGAGCAGGAGTTTGAGCAGATAAATCCAGTGAAGCGTAATAACCGGCGTTATTATCAGCAACAGGATGTGTTGTTGATTCGCCAAATTAAGAGCTTACTGCATGAGCAGGGATATACTATTAGTGGTGCCAAGCAGTGGTTTGGAAGCCAGCAAGGGAATGATGAAAATCTTCGCTACAAACAACTGTTAAGGCAGACTATTAGTGGCCTTGAAGATATTTTGAAAACTCTGAAATCGAGTCGTTAA
- a CDS encoding SulP family inorganic anion transporter, whose protein sequence is MFKRYLPILEWMKIYDRQMFSSDAIAAVIVTIMLIPQSLAYALLAGLPAEVGLYASILPLIAYTIFGTSRTLAVGPVAVVSLMTAAAIGNIAVQGTEQYLTAAIALAFISGAMLILMGIFKLGLFANFLSHPVISGFITASGLIIAASQLKHILGIEASGHNLLDILLALCNHITQTNLATVVIGIGAIAFLFWARKNLKNLLLRGGLNARLSDLIAKAGPVFVVIITTLITWGGNLQNQGVKVIGVIPQGLPSLALPPFDPDLWQQLFVSALLISVVGFVESVSVAQTLAAKRRQRISPDQELIGLGTSNLASSFSGGFPVTGGFSRSVVNFDAGAETPAAGAFTAIGIAIATLLLTPLIFFLPKATLAATIIVAVLSLVDIAALKRTWTYSRSDFSAMLVTIIVTLVQGVELGIIAGVGLSIFLHLHRTSKPHSALVGQVPGTEHFRNIDRHEVKTDKHILTLRIDESLYFANARYLEDRVYELVALTPTVKHLILMCPAVNLIDASALESLEAINARLKDSGVIFHLSEVKGPVMDKLKRSHFLDDLTGQVFLSQYTAWEALRTPEKAPL, encoded by the coding sequence ATGTTCAAACGTTATTTGCCGATTTTAGAGTGGATGAAAATTTACGATCGACAAATGTTTAGCAGTGATGCCATTGCTGCTGTCATTGTAACGATTATGCTGATCCCACAATCCCTTGCTTACGCTTTACTGGCAGGACTGCCTGCTGAAGTAGGCTTGTATGCCAGTATTTTACCATTAATTGCCTATACCATTTTTGGCACCAGCCGCACCTTAGCTGTAGGACCGGTTGCTGTGGTTTCACTCATGACAGCGGCGGCTATTGGCAATATAGCTGTACAAGGAACAGAACAGTATTTAACCGCAGCAATAGCATTAGCCTTTATTTCAGGGGCCATGTTAATTTTAATGGGTATTTTTAAACTGGGCTTATTTGCCAACTTTCTTAGCCATCCAGTTATTTCTGGCTTTATTACCGCGTCAGGGCTAATCATTGCGGCCAGCCAGTTAAAACATATTCTCGGTATTGAGGCGAGCGGGCATAATTTACTCGATATACTATTAGCCCTCTGCAACCACATAACACAGACTAATCTAGCCACAGTAGTCATCGGTATAGGCGCCATAGCCTTCCTGTTCTGGGCAAGAAAGAACCTTAAGAACTTACTACTACGCGGCGGGTTAAACGCTCGACTTTCAGACCTTATCGCTAAAGCAGGCCCCGTTTTTGTTGTAATCATTACAACACTCATTACCTGGGGAGGAAACTTACAAAACCAAGGCGTTAAAGTCATTGGCGTTATCCCTCAAGGCTTACCCTCACTAGCACTTCCCCCATTTGATCCTGACCTGTGGCAACAGCTCTTTGTATCAGCCTTACTGATTAGCGTTGTTGGTTTTGTAGAATCTGTTTCGGTAGCACAGACACTCGCGGCAAAACGTCGTCAGCGGATATCTCCTGACCAAGAGCTTATAGGCCTAGGAACCTCTAACCTCGCCTCATCATTTTCTGGCGGTTTTCCTGTTACTGGAGGGTTTTCTCGCTCTGTCGTAAATTTTGATGCGGGCGCAGAAACACCCGCTGCCGGTGCATTTACCGCCATTGGCATTGCCATTGCAACACTGTTGCTCACACCTTTAATCTTTTTCTTACCTAAGGCTACACTCGCAGCCACCATTATCGTTGCCGTGTTGTCACTGGTCGATATTGCTGCACTAAAGCGTACGTGGACATACTCACGCAGTGACTTTTCAGCCATGTTGGTCACAATAATAGTCACACTAGTGCAAGGTGTTGAACTAGGCATTATTGCCGGAGTAGGACTCTCCATATTTTTACATCTGCACCGTACCAGTAAGCCCCACAGTGCTTTAGTCGGCCAAGTACCGGGAACGGAACATTTCAGAAATATCGATCGCCACGAAGTAAAAACCGACAAGCATATTCTTACACTGCGTATAGATGAGAGCCTGTATTTTGCTAATGCGCGCTACCTAGAAGACAGAGTCTATGAATTAGTGGCCCTCACCCCAACCGTAAAGCACCTGATACTGATGTGCCCCGCCGTAAACCTCATTGATGCGTCTGCTTTAGAAAGTTTAGAGGCCATTAATGCACGCCTTAAAGATAGCGGTGTTATTTTTCATCTTTCAGAAGTAAAAGGGCCAGTCATGGATAAACTTAAACGCAGCCACTTTTTAGATGATCTAACAGGGCAAGTATTTCTCAGCCAATATACGGCATGGGAAGCGTTACGCACGCCAGAAAAAGCACCACTTTAG
- the ihfA gene encoding integration host factor subunit alpha, whose amino-acid sequence MSSLTKADMAERLCDELGLNKREAKDMVESFFDEIRESLATNEQVKLSGFGNFDLRDKRQRPGRNPKTGDEVPISARRVVTFRPGQKLKDRVDAYADTRSEPA is encoded by the coding sequence ATGAGTTCTTTAACGAAGGCAGACATGGCAGAACGTTTGTGTGATGAGTTAGGTCTTAACAAGCGTGAAGCCAAGGATATGGTTGAATCCTTTTTTGATGAAATACGTGAAAGCCTCGCAACGAACGAGCAGGTTAAGTTATCAGGCTTTGGTAATTTTGATCTGCGCGACAAGCGCCAGCGTCCCGGTCGTAACCCTAAAACGGGTGATGAAGTGCCTATTTCGGCGCGTCGGGTTGTTACTTTTCGTCCAGGACAAAAACTTAAGGACCGTGTAGACGCCTATGCAGACACCAGGTCCGAACCAGCCTGA
- the pheS gene encoding phenylalanine--tRNA ligase subunit alpha gives MENMTSLLEQASAAVAAANSVQELDQVRVDYLGKKGPLTALRKGLGKLTAEERPIAGAKINELVQQVTEQINARKELLESAALELKLASETIDVTMPGRGQSLGGLHPVTKTMERIESFFAGIGYSVAEGPEIEDDYHNFEALNIPSHHPARAMHDTFYFNANTLLRTHTSGVQVRTMETQQPPIRIICPGRVYRCDYDQTHSPMFHQVEGLLIDKNISFADLKGTLEQFLREFFEEDVKVRFRPSYFPFTEPSIEVDIDRGDGKWLEVLGCGMVHPKVFEMSGIDPEEYTGFAFGMGVERLAMLRYGVNDLRLFFENDLRFLNQFN, from the coding sequence ATGGAAAACATGACAAGCCTTCTGGAACAAGCTAGTGCCGCCGTTGCCGCAGCGAATAGTGTTCAGGAGCTAGATCAGGTACGTGTTGATTACCTGGGTAAAAAAGGTCCACTTACCGCATTGCGTAAAGGTTTGGGCAAGCTAACAGCTGAAGAACGTCCAATTGCAGGTGCCAAAATTAATGAATTGGTACAGCAGGTCACTGAGCAAATAAATGCGCGTAAAGAGCTTCTTGAAAGTGCTGCACTAGAGTTAAAGCTGGCATCTGAAACTATCGATGTCACTATGCCTGGTCGTGGTCAAAGTTTAGGCGGACTGCACCCCGTTACTAAAACGATGGAACGTATTGAGTCCTTCTTTGCGGGTATTGGTTACAGCGTCGCAGAAGGGCCAGAGATCGAAGATGATTACCATAACTTCGAAGCACTGAACATTCCTTCGCACCATCCGGCACGTGCAATGCACGATACTTTCTATTTCAACGCTAATACCCTGTTGCGCACACACACTTCGGGTGTACAGGTGCGTACCATGGAGACTCAACAGCCGCCTATCCGTATTATCTGTCCTGGGCGTGTTTACCGTTGTGATTACGATCAAACGCATTCGCCTATGTTTCATCAGGTAGAAGGTTTGTTGATTGATAAGAATATTAGCTTTGCTGACCTTAAAGGCACGCTAGAGCAGTTTTTGCGTGAGTTCTTTGAGGAAGATGTAAAAGTTCGCTTCCGTCCTTCTTACTTCCCGTTTACAGAGCCTTCGATTGAAGTCGATATTGATCGCGGTGATGGTAAATGGCTGGAAGTACTCGGATGTGGAATGGTGCATCCTAAAGTATTTGAAATGTCTGGTATCGACCCTGAGGAATATACCGGATTCGCATTCGGTATGGGTGTAGAACGATTGGCAATGCTGCGATATGGCGTGAATGACTTACGTCTTTTCTTTGAAAATGACCTGCGTTTCTTGAATCAGTTTAATTGA
- the rpmI gene encoding 50S ribosomal protein L35 — translation MPKIKSCRGAAKRFKKTANGFKHKQAFKSHILTKKSTKRKRQLRPMLQVHAADRALVRRMLPYI, via the coding sequence ATGCCTAAGATTAAATCTTGCCGCGGTGCGGCAAAGCGTTTCAAAAAGACTGCAAATGGCTTCAAGCACAAGCAGGCCTTCAAAAGTCACATTCTGACCAAGAAAAGCACTAAGCGTAAGCGTCAGCTTCGCCCGATGCTACAGGTTCATGCAGCAGACCGCGCTTTGGTCCGTCGTATGTTGCCGTACATCTAA